From the genome of Halorussus caseinilyticus, one region includes:
- a CDS encoding DUF1611 domain-containing protein, with translation MDLHGAFDAPVPAVVLAEGAFGTTEGKTANGVVMHSELFEARAVVDSARAGRTAADVLGRDDVADVPVVASVDAALERAPETEALVIGVAPAGGQLPDAWVEDIERAMRAGCDVVSGLHTFLSERPRWQELAAESGVRLFDVRKPPAGDDLRVGDGRVDDVDADVVLTMGTDCAVGKRTTTFELYRAAREAGLDAGWVATGQTGIMVGAHRGVVVDRVPADFTAGVVEDLVCAVAEDHDFVFVEGQAALTHRAYSGVTLSLLHGANPDAVVLVDDPDREGRADFERFSVAGVEREVAAIESLAGSPDETETPVAALSTWGDADEQSAAWGLPAGNVYDDGGPERLLDAVLDAL, from the coding sequence ATGGACCTTCACGGCGCCTTCGACGCGCCGGTCCCCGCCGTCGTCCTCGCGGAGGGCGCGTTCGGGACCACCGAGGGCAAGACCGCGAACGGCGTAGTGATGCACAGCGAACTCTTCGAGGCGAGAGCGGTCGTCGATTCCGCGCGCGCCGGACGGACCGCCGCCGACGTACTCGGACGCGACGACGTTGCCGACGTGCCGGTCGTCGCGTCCGTGGACGCGGCGCTGGAGCGCGCACCCGAGACCGAGGCGCTGGTCATCGGGGTCGCGCCCGCGGGCGGACAACTCCCCGACGCGTGGGTCGAAGACATCGAGCGAGCGATGCGGGCCGGGTGCGACGTGGTGTCGGGGCTGCACACCTTCCTCTCCGAGCGCCCGCGGTGGCAGGAGTTGGCCGCCGAGTCCGGCGTCCGCCTGTTCGACGTGCGCAAACCACCGGCGGGAGACGACCTGCGGGTCGGCGACGGCCGGGTGGACGACGTAGACGCCGACGTGGTGCTGACGATGGGCACCGACTGCGCGGTGGGCAAGCGCACGACCACCTTCGAACTCTACCGGGCCGCGCGGGAGGCCGGTCTGGACGCCGGATGGGTCGCCACCGGTCAGACCGGAATCATGGTCGGGGCGCATCGCGGCGTCGTCGTGGACCGCGTGCCCGCCGACTTCACCGCGGGCGTGGTCGAGGATTTAGTCTGCGCCGTGGCCGAGGACCACGACTTCGTGTTCGTGGAGGGGCAAGCCGCGCTGACCCACCGGGCGTACTCCGGCGTCACCCTCTCGTTGCTCCACGGCGCGAACCCCGACGCCGTGGTGCTGGTGGACGACCCCGACCGGGAGGGGCGCGCGGACTTCGAGCGGTTCTCGGTCGCGGGCGTCGAGCGGGAAGTCGCGGCCATCGAGTCGCTGGCCGGGTCGCCGGACGAGACCGAAACACCGGTCGCGGCACTCTCGACGTGGGGGGACGCCGACGAGCAGTCGGCGGCGTGGGGACTCCCGGCCGGGAACGTCTACGACGACGGCGGACCGGAGCGTCTGCTCGACGCCGTGTTAGACGCGCTCTGA
- a CDS encoding helix-turn-helix domain-containing protein, protein MATDTTGGLRLTLDIWHPDCWTLAVTERTDGGLLGHGVHRIDGMANGRFTAYGDATDEVDELVGAIRDSDLTESVWETASPHADADTQVPGNASRGIVVRYDIENSINDALVSRGFIPDEPVRMYDGREYWTVIVNESRTAVHDRIDAIRDEMDADVVVELITAPAAGSGIFRTDELSARQREVFELARQKGYYTWPREVSATELAEDLDVSKATLLEHLRKAEVKLLGEV, encoded by the coding sequence ATGGCAACTGATACCACGGGTGGACTACGGCTAACGCTCGACATCTGGCATCCCGACTGTTGGACCCTTGCCGTGACAGAGCGAACCGACGGGGGGTTGCTCGGCCACGGCGTCCACCGCATCGACGGGATGGCGAACGGTCGGTTCACGGCCTACGGGGACGCCACCGACGAGGTGGACGAACTGGTCGGGGCGATTCGGGACTCGGACCTCACCGAGTCGGTGTGGGAGACGGCGAGTCCCCACGCCGACGCCGACACGCAGGTTCCGGGTAACGCGAGTCGGGGAATCGTGGTCCGGTACGACATCGAAAACAGCATCAACGATGCGCTGGTCTCGCGGGGGTTCATCCCGGACGAACCGGTCCGGATGTACGACGGCCGGGAGTACTGGACGGTCATCGTCAACGAGAGTCGGACCGCGGTCCACGACCGCATCGACGCGATACGCGACGAGATGGACGCCGACGTGGTGGTCGAACTCATCACCGCGCCCGCCGCCGGGAGCGGCATCTTCCGGACCGACGAACTCTCGGCCCGCCAGCGCGAGGTGTTCGAGTTGGCGCGTCAGAAGGGCTACTACACGTGGCCCCGCGAGGTGTCGGCGACCGAACTCGCCGAGGACTTGGACGTGTCGAAGGCGACCCTGCTCGAACACCTCCGGAAGGCCGAGGTGAAACTCCTCGGGGAGGTGTGA